In the genome of Deinococcus planocerae, the window GGGTCATCACCCGTGCCCGCCCTGTCCCTTGCCTGACCAAGTGTTCAAGCTCCTGACGCTGCTCTTCATTGAGCCGAACTTCAAACCGTTTCCGCTGCCCCATGTCCCACTTTAGCTCTAATATCCCCTGTGGTCGTCCACTAGTGCCCCAAGTGCTCGCTTTCGCGCAGGCACATCAGATCACGCTCGAACCCGGTTGGAAGGTCGAGGCCGCCAGGCGCGTGAAGCAGCGCGTTCTCGAAGGGAAGAAGTTCGAGTTGACCGACAAGTACCTCTTGAGTTGGACCGGTCTGTTCGAGCGCTGGAACGCCTGACATCGCCACACGGAGGCCAGCGGCGTTTTCGCTTCAAAAACGGCAAGTATCTCCTCTGCCGTGGAGCTGGCAGTGCAAGCTTTGCCCCCAAAGCTATTTAGCATCCAACATGTCGTTACACCGTCCCCTGTTGATCTAGCTGGCTCCCTAAGCGTGTAGAAGATGAGTAGGCCGGTGGCTGACACACAAAGTCCAGCTGCCGACCTATTCATCTGGAAAACGACGTGTTCAGCTCGTCTTGACAATTTATTTGCTGAGCTGGCCGATGATGCTGAACATCGGGAGGAACATGCCTGCCACGATGGTGCCGACGATGCCGCCCAGGAAGACGATCATCAGCGGCTCGATGGCGGCGGTGAGGCTGTCGACCGCCTCGTCCACCTCGCGGTCGTAGAAGTCGCCCACCTTGGCGAGCATGTCGTCGAGCGAGCCCGTCTCCTCGCCGATGGAGACCATGCTGACGACCATCGGGGGAAAGACCTTGCTCGTCGCCAGGCTCGCGCTCATCGGGTCACCCACCATCACCACGTTTTTGGCGTTCTCGATGGTGTCCTCCACGATGGCGTTGTTCGCGGTGCCCTTGGTGATCTCCAGGCTCTCGATGATATTCACGCCGGAGCTGATGAGGAGCCCGAAGGTGCGCGCGAAAGAACTGATCGCGCTCTTTTGCAGCAGGCCGCCGAAGACGGGCAGGCGCAGCTTGAGACGGTCCACGACCACGCGCCCCTTCGGCGTCTTGTAAAACCAGCGGTAGGCAAAGACGAAGACGGCGATGAAGACGAAGATGAGGAGCCCGGAATTCTTCAGGAAGTCCGAGACCGCCATCAGCACCTTCGTGATCAAGGGGAGCGGCGCGTTGAGCTGCGCGAGGATGCCCGCGAACTGCGGCACGATGGTCGTGAGCAGGAAGTACGTGATCCCGATGGCGAAGACGAGCACGACCACCGGGTAGGTCAGCGCGCTTTTGAGCTTGCCGCGCAGGGCGAGTTCTTTCTCCTGAAAGGCGGCGATGCGCTCCAGGATGCTGTCGAGCGTCCCGCTCGTCTCGCCCGCCTTGACGAGGTTGATGTACAAGCGGTTAAAGACCTTGGGGTGCTTGAGCAGCGCCTCACTCAGGGGCGTGCCGCTCTCCACGTCGGCGCGCAGCGCCTTGATGACGCCCTGGAGGGCCTTGCTCTCGATCTGACGTTGCAAGATGGCGAGCGACTGCACGAGCGGCACGCCCGCGTTGATCAGGGTGGCGAGCTGCTTGGAA includes:
- a CDS encoding type II secretion system F family protein, which gives rise to MPVYEYRVRDRSGKVLKSQMEAETQAQVRDALRAKNLLIVEIKAPKTGLNADVKIPGLGDRPPNLKQVAVFSKQLATLINAGVPLVQSLAILQRQIESKALQGVIKALRADVESGTPLSEALLKHPKVFNRLYINLVKAGETSGTLDSILERIAAFQEKELALRGKLKSALTYPVVVLVFAIGITYFLLTTIVPQFAGILAQLNAPLPLITKVLMAVSDFLKNSGLLIFVFIAVFVFAYRWFYKTPKGRVVVDRLKLRLPVFGGLLQKSAISSFARTFGLLISSGVNIIESLEITKGTANNAIVEDTIENAKNVVMVGDPMSASLATSKVFPPMVVSMVSIGEETGSLDDMLAKVGDFYDREVDEAVDSLTAAIEPLMIVFLGGIVGTIVAGMFLPMFSIIGQLSK